In Aspergillus oryzae RIB40 DNA, chromosome 6, one genomic interval encodes:
- the abcB gene encoding putative ABC multidrug transporter (multidrug resistance-associated protein/mitoxantrone resistance protein, ABC superfamily), with product MAVMGKTSIIHLVLIALWALPAANRTQASIAANAVLTVGILFLGVLSYAEHNYSVRPSLLLGIYLSITLLFDIAKTRTLWLRELAEINRIIAILTSVAVGVKALLLLLETVEKRRILKNVYAKYPPEATGGIFNRFLFWWLNPLFKTGFSKLLSVEDLYTLDKQLASKTLHNSLETMWNNGSKPQMTDQFILQQPGNKNSLLLVTFRTFKWQLLSAVLPRACLAALNICQPLLLHRSLSFSVEPETNATTNIGYGLIGAYILVYLGMAVTMGQYQHMTYRAITMVRGAVISMVYRKATTLSVEDADPASSLTLMSADIERIVQGWQTIHDIWGNALEIGLAIFLLEQQLGVAAVVAVGVAVVALAGSLISLVFVMSRQAMWLEAIERRISSTTSMLASMKGIKMLGLSDLLMTCIHNLRLDELRISRNFRKLLVWNMAFAWTTRIFAPIFAFGAFVGISHKNGNDAALNTSTTYTSLSLFALLADPLLNLVMALMTFLGSVGSFQRIQEFLEKKGHVDSRDKSRPLQLEPVQESKQLAFVEDSETLTDGSSSAKSEKEPTALSENMVTIKNGAFGWDTQKEPLLKSLTITIPRQTFTMLVGPSGCGKSTLLKAILGEVPCLDGTIILSSERIAYCDQTPWHMNGSIKQSIVAMSGLDEDWYVSVTRACALVEDFKQLPRGDQTIIGSKGIALSGGQSQRIALARAVYARKDIIVLDDVFSSLDATTEEHIFQCLVGTHGLLRSIGSTIVLSSSSVKRVPFADHIIVLGNEGHVIEQGSFKALDLTGGYISSFALGLPEQNKAAEKTSNSGKSDVQVSSVEQDEDSEVDGPGAGGDISIYLYYVKSIGFVFCISFPSIWMNWWASSNEAEPGKHTGYYLGIYAMLGAVGMLCLIVGCCGPLQANDHYYGA from the exons ATGGCTGTTATGGGCAAAACTT CGATCATCCATCTTGTCCTAATAGCATTATGGGCCCTTCCAGCAGCAAACCGAACGCAAGCCTCCATTGCTGCAAATGCGGTGTTGACTGTGGGGATCTTGTTTCTCGGAGTCCTCTCTTATGCGGAACATAATTATTCAGTCAGgccatctcttcttctgggGATATACCTTTCCATCACTCTACTTTTCGACATAGCAAAGACGAGAACGCTTTGGCTGCGCGAACTAGCGGAAATTAACAGAATAATTGCAATTCTTACTTCGGTAGCAGTAGGGGTGAAGGCCCTACTACTCCTTCTTGAAACAGTGGAAAAGCGGCGCATCCTCAAAAATGTCTACGCAAAATATCCACCTGAAGCTACAGGAGGTATCTTCAAcagatttctcttttggtgGTTAAACCCTCTGTTCAAAACTGGGTTCTCCAAGCTACTTTCGGTAGAGGACTTATATACACTTGACAAGCAATTGGCCTCCAAAACACTGCATAACTCCTTGGAGACTATGTGGAACAACGGTAGTAAGCCCCAAATGACTGACCAATTTATCCTGCAGCAA CCAGGGAACAAAAACTCGTTGCTACTTGTTACATTCCGGACATTCAAATGGCAGCTTCTCTCGGCCGTGCTTCCACGAGCTTGTCTCGCCGCCCTGAACATATGCCAGCCTCTGCTACTACATAGATCACTTTCATTTTCGGTAGAACCAGAAACCAATGCCACCACTAACATCGGTTACGGTTTGATTGGTGCCTATATCCTCGTGTATCTGGGGATGGCG gtAACAATGGGCCAGTACCAACACATGACATACCGCGCCATCACGATGGTGAGAGGTGCCGTGATCTCCATGGTGTACAGGAAAGCCACTACACTAAGCGTTGAAGATGCTGATCCCGCTTCATCTCTTACACTGATGAGCGCTGATATAGAGAGGATTGTTCAAGGGTGGCAGACAATCCATGATATCTGGGGTAATGCCTTAGAGATTGGCTTAGCCATTTTTCTCCTGGAACAGCAGTTAGGAGTAGCTGCCGTGGTTGCTGTTGGTGTCGCTGTTG TGGCCCTTGCTGGCTCTTTGATAAGTCTTGTGTTCGTGATGTCGAGACAGGCTATGTGGCTTGAAGCAATCGAAAGACGCATCTCATCTACCACGTCAATGCTTGCCTCTATGAAAGGGATCAAGATGCTGGGTCTTAGTGACCTGCTTATGACATGCATTCATAACTTACGGCTTGACGAGTTGAGAATCTCGAGGAACTTCAGGAAGCTGCTAGTTTGGAATATGGCGTTTG CTTGGACAACCCGGATTTTCGCGCCGATATTCGCATTCGGTGCGTTTGTCGGTATCTCGCATAAAAACGGAAATGACGCTGCCCTAAATACTTCGACGACTTACACCTCACTGTCATTGTTTGCTCTTTTGGCTGACCCACTTTTGAACTTGGTCATGGCTCTGATGACTTTCCTTGGATCTGTTGGCTCCTTCCAAAGGATCCAGGAGTtcctcgagaagaagggCCATGTAGACTCGAGAGATAAGTCCCGGCCGCTCCAACTAGAGCCCGTTCAGGAATCCAAGCAACTGGCTTTTGTTGAAGACTCTGAGACCCTAACTGATGGGTCAAGCTCGGCCAAATCAGAGAAGGAACCAACAGCTCTATCTGAGAACATGGTCACAATCAAAAATGGAGCGTTTGGTTGGGATACCCAGAAAGAACCTCTACTGAAAAGTTTGACAATCACGATCCCTCGTCAGACTTTTACCATGCTAGTTGGACCCTCCGGCTGTGGAAAATCAACCCTTCTCAAAGCTATCCTTGGCGAAGTACCTTGCTTGGATGGTACCATAATATTGTCGTCTGAGCGTATTGCGTACTGTGATCAAACACCGTGGCATATGAATGGGTCTATCAAGCAGAGTATTGTGGCAATGTCTGGGCTAGACGAGGATTGGTATGTTTCAGTTACCCGCGCATGCGCCCTGGTTGAAGATTTCAAACAATTACCGCGTGGAGACCAAACAATCATTGGGAGCAAGGGCATTGCCTTGAGTGGAGGACAAAGCCAGCGTATT GCACTAGCAAGGGCAGTATATGCCaggaaagatatcatagtCTTGGATGATGTCTTTAGCAGTCTTGATGCGACAACTGAGGAGCACATCTTCCAGTGCCTAGTTGGTACACATGGCTTACTTCGTTCAATCGGCTCAACTAttgttctttcctcatcttctg TCAAACGAGTCCCTTTCGCCGACCATATCATAGTGCTCGGCAATGAGGGCCATGTCATTGAACAGGGAAGCTTCAAAGCCCTTGATCTAACAGGCGGCTATATCTCAAGCTTCGCGTTAGGCCTACCAGAGCAAAACAAGGCTGCTGAGAAGACCAGTAATTCAGGAAAGTCCGATGTTCAAGTGAGTTCTGTTGAACAGGACGAGGACAGCGAAGTGGATGGTCCTGGGGCGGGCGGCGACATTTCGATTTACTTGTATTATGTCAAGTCAATCG GGTTCGTTTTCTGTATATCCTTTCCCA GTATTTGGATGAACTGGTGGGCTAGTTCAAATGAAGCGGAGCCTGGTAAACACACAGGCTACTACCTGGGAATTTACGCAATGCTAGGTGCTGTTGGCATGCTTTGTCTAATTGTCGGTTGCTG CGGGCCTCTTCAGGCAAATGATCATTACTATGGTGCCTAG
- a CDS encoding ABC transporter C family protein (multidrug resistance-associated protein/mitoxantrone resistance protein, ABC superfamily): MFSENVPSENLPTENDSLPPDWPSQGNIVFDSVSAEYRASEPVLRDVSLSIQAGEKVGICGRTGSGKTSLLMSVFRMVELSSGGIQIDGVDISKVPRQEVRSRINGVAQSPLLIRGSVRENIDPTGCHTDKSIMEALRAVQLFSKVQENGGLGTEVDELFLSHGQKQLFCLARAILRQGNILVLDEATSSVDTVTDEIMQRVIRERFSNHTILTVAHKLETILDYDKIIVLDAGRIVESGSPYALLASDTSHFSKLYASSMMEEAE; this comes from the exons ATGTTCTCTGAGAATGTTCCTTCAGAGAACCTGCCCACAGAAAATGACAGCTTGCCACCAGACTGGCCATCGCAAGGAAACATAGTCTTTGACTCTGTCAGTGCAGAGTATAG AGCTTCGGAGCCAGTTCTCAGGGACGTATCTTTGTCTATTCAAGCAGGGGAAAAAGTGGGGATATGCGGCAGGACTGGAAG TGGTAAAACCTCTCTCTTAATGAGTGTCTTCCGGATGGTTGAGCTCAGTTCTGGAGGTATTCAGATTGACGGCGTCGATATATCAAAGGTGCCACGGCAAGAAGTACGCTCCCGCATTAACGGGGTCGCTCAAAGCCCCTTATTGATAAGGGGAAGTGTCCGAGAAAATATCGATCCAACAGGCTGCCACACTGATAAGTCCATAATGGAAGCTCTCAGAGCCGTTCAACTCTTCTCCAAGGTTCAGGAAAACGGAGGCCTAGGCACCGAAGTTGACGAACTATTCCTATCTCACGGGCAAAAGCAGCTCTTCTGTCTCGCTCGAGCAATCCTGCGTCAAGGCAATATTCTCGTCCTGGACGAAGCTACCAGCAG TGTCGATACCGTAACCGACGAGATCATGCAACGAGTTATCCGGGAAAGGTTCAGCAACCACACAATCCTCACCGTTGCCCACAAGCTTGAAACAATTCTCGACTATGACAAGATTATTGTGCTGGATGCCGGCCGCATAGTCGAGTCCGGCAGTCCCTATGCTCTTCTGGCTTCGGACACCTCGCATTTCAGCAAATTATATGCAAGCTCGATGATGGAGGAAGCCGAGTAA
- a CDS encoding nucleoporin Nup120/160 (predicted protein) produces MAKIYKDTKVDLRPYSSNAVVNIQIPTHASTQSRARFSISSSVGADEPIAKDEEEFSRRHLSSQGSIYFRKRTVYPRSFLWRVVNDSKVLEIQCVDLTKGGIEHSVYNNTIRLDFQEEILPSCVDFADLEDHEVLSVFVITASKQLYTLSLRPEFFRRTSAIDNNVLDWCKSYVPAPMSFSYPHRLHASSPLELFISLDNGALLRLTRRSGDDGSNWSPLTFDERTWGASIRGLVRWHAQPSIKYKGRNLDTNLANAIATTSDQTYAFAVCLNHTLKIWNLATNKLAATTDLLGREVQEPDSLSYTLNPADSSFIRVFNVERALDGAYRYYVITYSPFEDGRFKFWAVKGGLTSPLVIEDLFPDARLRPLDPDSTGNVFWSIIDFQLKPAEEGKGMELWVLWRNSGVYQLYTLHFNFETLVRDWDTNWVSTAIDTRGQEPPPPMAFSDVVDPTEKWLKFLLQPNKYSPEVLETSLAVYQEALRPLSSPSVLKKSASLTERLCSTIAATVSLRKFAEDEMDFARYRTDTDAKWRQFWQIAEDIDKRRFEPVSLLYDFYYETPWLLLSDSCAVIRECSSTELLLHNSGAELRAEGHKIADRWRHRNLDEEIGNMVEQASRLMRVASGFRKRFPAELNAACQNALEAELFTDPSSSVQDRMDAFRDRCDFGEQISNKTYDGLLAAMDGYLNIYNLPNNVFYTIIDTIPLGFPGKDSDLLATHFGVKVTVNGVQEAILYTRQLLIDLLVLVVFVDGEVQQEDTSEFDAVDLFGSLITLLREYEMMAWLSSNTRKCLDRPTNVSDDQSASQFSLKDSPSKTTGSRMATILEDLFASDIKPRQTIGLPQSYTLTLGIHDVLSWVTRQGEVAFPNALVYIQCDLIAKNNIDLAWDFLRFQPSTSWATYVKGRLYVAMSEFDTAALYFRKAAYLLSCGKPLGNLHEMSSTLLDIVSVDSFHNGLPKYFQHILTIFEQARSFSHVADFARLALQALASENHNDQDPEYNILRTDLLSRLFYSSLQNCQFDQAYSALSRYKDFALQKSALSSLVTSILVASGPGTAGLQQILHFPTALIPNIASHVDDILASLARKQTTFSSLLDTGSSTPDYQRILQAYRIARGDYRGAAEIAYRNVQRLRNARDAPSSHLVLSKNRDIDGTQPAEEDDLESKEIRTELLSLINLLGCVEKSEAYILVEKEDSSVPAAPFADRRRSLQADDDGNVFMEEADVNSPTPYGSKRRLSSSATAIVPSGRRDSRSSVSTVGSHAPRRRVIVTLDHLRREYQSELDRVSRIERGDWEFGVLDAIEADNDDTMRL; encoded by the exons ATGGCGAAAATTTATAAAGACACCAAGGTCGACCTTCGACCGTACTCATCGAACGCCGTCGTCAACATTCAGATTCCAACACATGCGAGTACGCAAAGCCGAGCGCGATTCTCTATATCCTCCTCTGTAGGCGCAGACGAACCGATAGcgaaagatgaggaagaattCTCTAGACGACATCTCTCGAGCCAGGGGTCAATCTACTTTCGCAAACGCACTGTCTATCCCCGATCGTTTCTTTGGAGGGTTGTCAATGACAGCAAGGTGCTCGAGATCCAGTGTGTCGATTTAACGAAGGGCGGTATCGAGCATTCAGTATACAACAATACCATACGCTTGGATTTTCAAGAAGAAATTCTTCCTTCATGTGTTGACTTCGCAGACTTGGAGGATCATGAAGTGCTGAGCGTTTTCGTGATTACGGCTTCGAAGCAACTTTACACCTTGAGTTTGCGCCCCGAATTTTTCCGCAGAACAAGTGCGATTGACAACAATGTATTGGACTGGTGCAAGAGCTATGTACCGGCGCCCATGTCGTTCTCCTACCCCCACCGATTGCATGCTAGCAGTCCGCTTGAGTTGTTCATCTCCCTCGATAACGGCGCACTTCTGCGCCTAACCCGGAGGTCTGGTGATGATG GCTCAAATTGGTCTCCCCTTACATTCGACGAGAGAACTTGGGGTGCCTCTATCCGCGGATTGGTTAGGTGGCACGCGCAACCTTCAATTAAATATAAAGGACGCAATCTCGATACAAACCTGGCAAATGCGATCGCTACGACATCTGATCAGACTTACGCCTTCGCGGTCTGTTTGAATCACACTTTAAAGATCTGGAACCTAGCTACAAACAAGCTAGCTGCCACGACTGACCTGTTAGGCCGTGAAGTGCAAGAGCCGGATTCGTTGTCATATACATTAAACCCAGCTGATTCATCCTTCATTCGTGTATTCAACGTGGAGAGAGCGCTGGACGGGGCATATCGGTATTATGTCATCACATATTCGCCTTTTGAGGATGGACGCTTCAAGTTCTGGGCTGTAAAGGGAGGCTTGACATCACCGCTTGTTATCGAAGATCTCTTTCCAGATGCTCGTTTGCGGCCCTTAGACCCTGATTCAACCGGGAATGTGTTCTGGAGTATTATAGATTTCCAGCTCAAGCCGGccgaagaagggaaaggaatgGAACTATGGGTCCTTTGGAGAAACAGCGGAGTCTATCAGCTTTACACCCTACATTTCAATTTCGAAACTCTAGTGAGAGACTGGGATACCAATTGGGTGTCGACGGCGATCGACACTCGCGGACAGGAGCCTCCGCCGCCTATGGCATTCTCCGACGTAGTGGACCCAACAGAGAAGTGGCTGAAGTTTCTTTTACAGCCCAACAAGTATTCTCCTGAGGTGCTTGAGACTTCCCTAGCGGTTTATCAGGAGGCACTCCGGCCCCTCTCATCCCCTAGCGTTCTAAAGAAAAGTGCTTCACTTACGGAGCGACTTTGCTCTACTATCGCTGCCACTGTATCGCTTCGGAAGTTtgccgaggatgagatggattTCGCTAGGTATCGCACGGATACAGACGCAAAGTGGCGCCAGTTTTGGCAGATTGCGGAGGATATTGATAAGAGGCGATTTGAGcctgtctctcttctttatGACTTCTACTATGAGACTCCATGGCTGCTTCTTTCAGATAGTTGCGCAGTAATCAGGGAATGCAGCTCAACCGAGTTGCTTTTGCACAACTCGGGCGCTGAACTTCGCGCCGAAGGACACAAAATTGCGGATCGCTGGAGGCACAGGAACCTGGACGAGGAAATTGGAAACATGGTCGAGCAAGCTTCTCGATTGATGAGAGTTGCCTCTGGGTTCAGGAAAAGATTCCCAGCTGAACTTAACGCAGCATGTCAAAACGCTCTTGAAGCAGAGCTATTCACTGATCCGTCCTCGTCTGTCCAAGACAGGATGGACGCTTTCCGTGATCGTTGCGACTTTGGCGAACAGATCTCCAACAAGACCTATGATGGTCTGCTTGCGGCTATGGATGGGTATCTGAACATCTACAATCTGCCGAACAATGTTTTCTACACTATCATAGACACGATCCCACTTGGGTTCCCCGGAAAGGATTCAGACCTTTTGGCTACCCATTTCGGAGTCAAGGTTACTGTGAATGGTGTGCAGGAGGCGATATTATATACGCGTCAGCTTCTCATTGACCTCTTAGTCCTTGTGGTTTTTGTGGACGGTGAGGTTCAGCAAGAAGACACATCTGAGTTCGATGCCGTGGACTTGTTCGGTTCGCTGATAACGTTGCTAAGAGAATACGAGATGATGGCCTGGCTCAGCTCAAACACCCGGAAATGTCTTGATAGGCCTACAAACGTCTCAGATGACCAATCAGCGTCACAATTCTCTTTGAAGGACTCGCCTTCGAAGACTACAGGCTCAAGAATGGCGACTATTCTGGAGGACCTGTTTGCTAGCGATATCAAACCCCGGCAGACTATCGGTCTACCCCAGAGCTATACTCTAACTCTGGGAATCCACGATGTCTTGTCGTGGGTCACACGCCAAGGCGAAGTAGCTTTTCCAAATGCCCTGGTTTACATTCAGTGTGATCTCATTGCAAAGAACAACATTGATCTTGCCTGGGACTTCCTTCGTTTCCAGCCAAGCACTTCTTGGGCGACATATGTGAAAGGTCGTCTGTATGTGGCTATGTCCGAATTCGACACTGCGGCCTTGTATTTCCGCAAGGCTGCATATCTCCTCT CATGCGGCAAACCTCTCGGTAACTTGCATGAAATGTCGTCCACGCTGCTGGATATTGTCTCAGTGGACTCGTTCCACAATGGCCTTCCAAAATATTTTCAACATATTTTGACCATCTTCGAGCAAGCTCGCTCGTTTTCTCACGTTGCTGACTTCGCACGCCTTGCATTGCAGGCGCTTGCGAGTGAAAACCACAATGACCAAGATCCAGAATACAACATCCTGCGCACGGACCTTCTTTCGCGTTTGTTCTATTCGTCGTTGCAGAATTGTCAGTTTGACCAAGCATATTCTGCCCTATCTCGATACAAGGACTTTGCACTGCAGAAGTCCGCTCTCAGCTCCCTAGTCACGAGTATATTGGTTGCATCCGGACCAGGCACTGCTGGACTTCAGCAAATTCTCCACTTTCCGACGGCACTTATCCCAAATATCGCTTCCCACGTGGACGATATACTGGCCTCACTTGCTCGGAAACAGACGACTTTCAGTTCTCTCTTAGATACTGGAAGCAGCACACCTGATTACCAGAGAATTTTACAGGCATACCGCATCGCACGGGGCGATTATCGTGGGGCCGCCGAGATCGCGTATCGAAACGTGCAGCGCCTACGCAATGCCCGGGATGCTCCTTCCTCTCATCTGGTGCTGAGCAAGAACCGCGACATTGACGGCACCCAGCctgcggaggaagatgatcTCGAAAGCAAGGAGATTAGAACCGAACTCCTTTCTCTAATCAACCTGCTTGGCTGCGTGGAGAAGAGTGAAGCCTATATTTTagtcgagaaggaagactCCAGTGTACCCGCCGCCCCGTTCGCAGATCGACGCCGTAGTCTGCAAGCAGACGATGACGGGAATGTATTCATGGAGGAAGCTGATGTCAACTCACCCACACCCTATGGCTCCAAGCGCCGACTCAGCTCCAGTGCCACCGCAATCGTACCATCCGGACGCAGAGATAGCAGGTCTTCTGTCTCTACAGTCGGCAGCCATGCTCCCCGACGGCGTGTCATTGTGACGCTCGACCATTTACGTCGCGAGTACCAGTCCGAGCTGGATCGGGTCAGTAGAATCGAGAGAGGTGATTGGGAGTTCGGAGTTCTTGACGCCATTGAGGCAGATAATGATGATACGATGCGACTCTAG
- a CDS encoding recombinase RAD51 (DNA repair protein RAD51/RHP55) — protein sequence MTADMDTQNEYDDSGLPGPGAPTPLSALEGVAGLTGRDIKLFVDAGYHTVESIAYTPKRLLEQIKGISEQKATKVLVEAAKLVPMGFTTATEMHARRSELISITTGSKQLDTLLGGGIETGSITEIFGEFRTGKSQICHTLAVTCQLPFDMGGGEGKCLYIDTEGTFRPVRLLAVAQRYGLVGEEVLDNVAYARAYNSDHQLQLLNQASQMMCETRFSLLVVDSATALYRTDFNGRGELSTRQTHLAKFMRTLQRLADEFGIAVVITNQVVAQVDGGPSAMFNPDPKKPIGGNIIAHASTTRLSLKKGRGETRVCKIYDSPCLPESDCLFAINEDGIGDPSPKDLENN from the exons ATGACGGCGGATATGGATACTCAGAATGAATACGATGATAGTGGACTTCCCGGGCCTGGAGCGCCCACGCCACTTTCAGCTTTAGAA GGTGTTGCGGGATTAACGGGAAGAGATATCAAATTGTTTGTCGATGCCGGCTATCACACTGTCGAATCAATTGCGTATAC ACCGAAACGTTTACTGGAACAAATCAAAGGTATATCGGAGCAGAAGGCCACCAAGGTTTTGGTTGAAG CTGCCAAGCTTGTGCCAATGGGTTTCACGACTGCAACAGAAATGCATGCACGTCGAAGTGAGCTCATATCGATCACGACAGGATCCAAGCAACTAGATACTCTCCTAGGCGGTGGTATAGAAACGGGATCTATTACCGAGATATTCGGAGAATTCAGGACAGGTAAAAGTCAAATTTGCCATACGCTTGCAGTGACTTGCCAGCTGCCATTCGACATGGGTGGTGGGGAAGGGAAGTGTCTTTATATTGATACTGAAGGGACATTTCGACCGGTCCGTCTGTTGGCAGTTGCTCAAAGATACGGACTTGTTGGCGAAGAGGTACTCGATAATGTGGCCTATGCCCGCGCTTATAACTCGGatcaccagctccagctgctgAACCAGGCGTCTCAAATGATGTGCGAAACTCGTTTCTCACTTCTTGTCGTCGACTCTGCTACAGCGCTATATCGGACAGATTTTAACGGCCGTGGTGAACTATCGACTCGACAAACACATCTCGCTAAATTCATGCGTACCTTGCAGCGCTTGGCGGATGAATTTGGTATTGCCGTCGTCATCACCAACCAGGTCGTCGCCCAGGTCGACGGCGGTCCGAGTGCAATGTTCAACCCAGACCCCAAGAAGCCAATCGGTGGAAACATTATCGCACACGCCAGCACGACCAGGCTGAGTCTGAAAAAGGGGAGAGGAGAGACCCGAGTGTGCAAGATCTATGACAGTCCCTGTCTGCCCGAGAGTGACTGTCTTTTTGCTATCAATGAAGATGGTATTGGGGATCCTAGCCCCAAGGACTTGGAAAACAACTGA
- a CDS encoding uncharacterized protein (predicted protein) yields MKDSIAASDFDTISRSYLNVAYSSLDSNSSQSIYIALCPPFYFLLHNHLQLSSIPPSNISYLQALLSPYQVTLPCSTKNLLTKYFATTKMVRLLALAVLAAATVEVASAVALSTPQSPAEITIWRRDDLAVTTAAATATETPTEDTDGENIPNDDATTGDDDEVSTDGLKWRRKGKCRSDLDCDLGYLCGSGRCILGCLADKDCRRGQTCLGGQCRTAGGANPPSCKPYKQLCGANEECCSGVCRLGWRLTRECKHSKH; encoded by the exons ATGAAGG ATTCCATTGCCGCATCTGATTTCGATACCATATCACGAAGCTACCTGAATGTCGCCTACAGCAGT CTGGATTCTAACTCGAGTCAGAGTATTTATATCGCCCTTTGCCCTCCTTTCtacttccttcttcacaaccACCTGCAACTTTCAAGCATACCTCCAAGCAATATCAGCTACTTACAGGCACTTCTTTCTCCTTATCAAGTTACACTACCCTGTTCTACCAAGAACCTACTCACAAAATACTTTGCAACTACCAAAATGGTCCGTCTTCTTGCCCTTGCTGTTCTGGCCGCTGCCACCGTCGAGGTAGCCTCTGCTGTGGCCCTATCCACTCCACAAAGCCCCGCCGAAATTACCATTTGGCGCCGTGATGATCTCGCTGTCACTACTGCAGCAGCAACTGCAACTGAGACACCTACTGAGGACACAGATGGAGAGAACATCCCTAATGATGACGCAACTAccggtgacgatgatgaggtcTCTACCGACGGTTTGAAATGGCGCCGTAAGGGCAAATGCCGCTCTGACCTGGACTGCGATCTTGGTTATTTGTGCGGTTCCGGCCGTTGCATTCTTGGCTGCCTGGCTGATAAAGACTGCCGCCGGGGTCAGACATGCCTGGGTGGACAGTGCCGTACTGCAGGCGGAGCCAACCCTCCGTCATGCAAGCCTTACAAGCAGCTATGTGGCGCCAATGAAGAGTGTTGCTCGGGTGTCTGCCGCCTAGGATGGCGTCTGACGAGGGAGTGCAAGCATAGCAAGCACTGA